From Falco cherrug isolate bFalChe1 chromosome 4, bFalChe1.pri, whole genome shotgun sequence, one genomic window encodes:
- the COQ7 gene encoding 5-demethoxyubiquinone hydroxylase, mitochondrial, protein MEVAAAAAPAVRCALRRCRAGLRGRWASPAGGVPLRLCSTRVTLEGINKPVIDRIIRVDHAGEYGANRIYAGQMAVLGRSSVGPVIQQMWNQEKDHLKKFNELMVAYRVRPTVLLPFWNVAGFVLGAGSALLGKKGAMACTVAVEESISDHYNSQIRTLIEEDPEKYKELLQVIKQFRDDEREHHDIGLKYDAEAAPAYSILKTAIQLGCKAAIFLSERI, encoded by the exons ATGGAGGTGGCGGCCGCCGCGGCTCCGGCTGTGCGGTGTGCCCTGCGGCGCTGCCGGGCGG GTCTCCGGGGGCGGTGGGCTTCGCCCGCCGGAGGGGTTCCCCTCAGGCTCTGCAGCACGCGGGTGACTCTGGAGGGCATCAACAAGCCCGTCATAGACCGCATCATCCGCGTGGACCATGCCGGGGAGTACGGGGCAAACCGTATTTATGCGGGACAGATGGCCGTCTTGGGCAGGTCCAGCGTGGGGCCCGTTATCCAG CAAATGTGGAATCAAGAAAAAGATCACCTCAAAAAGTTCAATGAACTAATGGTTGCATACAGAGTTCGACCTACTgttcttttgcctttttggaATGTAGCAGGTTTTGTTTTAG GGGCTGGAAGTGCTTTGCTTGGAAAGAAAGGTGCAATGGCTTGCACAGTGGCAGTGGAAGAGAGCATATCGGATCACTACAATAGCCAGATCCGAACTCTTATTGAAGAAGATCCAGAAAAGTACAAAGAACTGTTGCAG GTAATCAAGCAGTTTCGGGATGATGAACGGGAGCACCATGACATTGGTCTCAAGTATGATGCAGAAGCA GCACCAGCTTACTCAATTTTGAAGACAGCTATACAACTTGGATGCAAAGCTGcaatatttttatcagaaaGAATTTAG